A region from the Prevotella melaninogenica genome encodes:
- a CDS encoding glutamine synthetase III produces MANLRFGAVEEAFKKRPLEVKTPTERPEHFYGKYVFNRARMYKYLPVDVYQKLIDVIDNGTRLDRSIADAVAQGMKKWAEEHGATHYTHWFQPLTEGTAEKHDAFVEHDGKGGMIEEFSGKLLVQQEPDASSFPNGGIRNTFEARGYSAWDPTSPVFIIEDTLCIPTIFISYTGEALDYKAPLLKSLHAVNVTATKVCQYFYQDVKQVHTNLGWEQEYFLVDEDLYFARPDLMLTGRTLMGHDSAKNQQMDDHYFGTIPERVQAFMKDLEIQALELGIPCKTRHNEVAPGQFELAPIFEECNLAVDHNMLLMSLMKKVAHKHRFRVLLHEKPFAGVNGSGKHNNWSLSTDNGILLHAAGKTFNDNLRFVVFIVETLMAVYKHNGLLKASVMSATNDHRLGANEAPPAIISSFLGRQISDLLEHIEKSDKENIFNLSGKTGLRMDIPEIPELLIDNTDRNRTSPFAFTGNRFEFRAVGSEANCASAMIVLNTAMAEALQNFSERVDTLVAKGEDQTSAIIDVLREDIKTCKPIHFDGNGYSESWKEEAKRRGLDCESNCPKCFDRYLDEDAIKMFESMNVMKRNELEARNEVKWEIYTKKIQIEARVMGDLAMNHIIPVATHYQSQLAKNVQNMVNIFGDVEGKQLSERNIKIIREIAERTNIIEAGVEELVNARKQANKIESQREKAIAYHDTIAPKMEEIRYQIDKLELVVSDELWTLPKYRELLFIR; encoded by the coding sequence ATGGCAAATTTAAGATTCGGAGCTGTCGAGGAAGCATTTAAGAAACGCCCTTTAGAAGTCAAAACACCAACAGAACGTCCAGAGCACTTCTATGGTAAATACGTCTTCAACCGTGCGAGAATGTACAAGTATCTCCCTGTGGATGTGTACCAAAAACTGATAGACGTCATTGACAACGGCACACGATTAGACCGTTCTATCGCAGACGCAGTAGCACAAGGCATGAAGAAATGGGCAGAGGAACATGGCGCAACTCACTACACTCACTGGTTTCAACCCCTTACAGAAGGAACAGCAGAGAAACATGATGCCTTCGTTGAACATGATGGTAAAGGGGGAATGATTGAAGAATTCTCAGGAAAACTACTTGTTCAGCAGGAACCTGATGCCAGCTCTTTCCCTAATGGAGGAATCCGTAACACCTTTGAAGCACGAGGCTATTCAGCTTGGGACCCTACAAGTCCTGTATTCATCATCGAAGACACACTTTGTATTCCTACAATATTTATATCTTATACAGGAGAAGCACTTGACTACAAAGCCCCACTATTAAAATCACTCCACGCTGTAAACGTCACAGCAACTAAAGTTTGCCAATACTTTTATCAAGATGTAAAACAGGTTCACACCAATCTTGGCTGGGAACAAGAATACTTCCTTGTAGACGAGGATTTGTACTTTGCACGCCCTGACCTTATGCTTACTGGGCGCACACTGATGGGGCATGATTCTGCAAAGAACCAGCAGATGGACGACCATTACTTCGGAACCATCCCTGAACGCGTGCAAGCATTTATGAAGGATCTTGAGATACAAGCACTCGAATTGGGCATACCTTGTAAGACCCGTCACAATGAGGTAGCACCAGGTCAGTTTGAATTAGCTCCGATCTTTGAAGAGTGTAACCTTGCAGTAGACCATAATATGCTACTGATGTCACTTATGAAGAAGGTTGCCCACAAACATCGCTTCCGTGTCCTTCTACATGAGAAGCCTTTTGCTGGCGTTAATGGTTCTGGTAAACACAATAACTGGAGCCTTAGCACAGATAATGGAATTCTCCTCCATGCTGCAGGAAAGACATTCAACGATAACCTCCGTTTCGTCGTCTTTATCGTAGAAACATTGATGGCTGTCTATAAGCATAATGGGCTTTTGAAAGCATCCGTGATGAGTGCTACGAACGATCATCGCCTTGGAGCAAACGAAGCCCCACCTGCTATCATCTCATCTTTTCTCGGAAGACAAATCAGCGATCTTCTTGAACATATAGAGAAGTCTGATAAAGAAAATATCTTCAACCTTAGTGGAAAGACTGGTTTGCGGATGGATATCCCTGAGATTCCAGAATTACTTATCGATAACACCGACCGTAATCGCACATCACCATTTGCCTTTACTGGTAACCGCTTTGAGTTCCGTGCTGTTGGTTCTGAAGCCAACTGCGCATCAGCAATGATAGTCCTCAACACCGCTATGGCTGAAGCCTTGCAGAACTTCAGTGAGCGAGTGGACACATTGGTTGCGAAAGGAGAAGACCAAACATCAGCTATCATAGATGTTCTTCGTGAAGATATCAAGACCTGTAAGCCTATTCACTTCGATGGAAACGGATATTCTGAAAGCTGGAAGGAGGAAGCAAAGAGGCGTGGACTCGATTGTGAATCAAACTGTCCAAAGTGTTTCGATCGCTACCTTGACGAAGATGCTATTAAGATGTTTGAGTCGATGAACGTGATGAAACGCAATGAATTGGAGGCACGCAACGAGGTAAAATGGGAGATATACACTAAGAAGATTCAAATTGAAGCACGCGTCATGGGCGATTTGGCGATGAATCACATAATCCCTGTAGCAACTCACTACCAAAGTCAGTTAGCGAAGAATGTGCAGAATATGGTCAATATCTTCGGAGATGTAGAAGGTAAACAGCTCAGCGAACGAAACATTAAGATTATACGTGAAATTGCTGAACGCACCAATATCATCGAGGCAGGTGTTGAAGAACTTGTCAATGCACGCAAGCAAGCCAACAAAATTGAAAGTCAACGTGAAAAAGCAATCGCTTATCACGACACAATAGCTCCTAAGATGGAAGAAATACGCTATCAGATTGATAAGTTAGAGTTGGTCGT
- a CDS encoding GNAT family N-acetyltransferase, which yields MEEEIIQPISKELLKSELTPERMLRMTNKSHNEIYVVTAKTAPNVMKEIGRLREIAFRSAGGGTGKSMDIDEFDTMENCCRQLIVWNPEAEEIIGGYRYIFGSEWKIGKNGQPVVATSHMFHFSDKFMREYAPYTVELGRSFVSLDYQNVRKNSKSIFALDNLWDGLGALTVLYPECKYFFGKMTMYPSYIRRGRDMILYFLKKYFDDKDNLIIPIKPLKIDTPTTELDALFQGNGFKEDYRILNREIRELGYNIPPLVNAYMNLSPTMKLFGTAINYGFGDVEETGILIAVDEIFEEKRIRHIESFVDEHPEALKITSGANNVIYKEKELQ from the coding sequence ATGGAAGAAGAAATCATCCAACCCATTAGCAAGGAACTGCTCAAAAGCGAGTTGACTCCTGAACGGATGCTTCGTATGACTAACAAAAGTCACAATGAGATATATGTTGTGACCGCTAAAACAGCACCAAACGTCATGAAGGAGATTGGACGTTTGCGCGAGATAGCTTTCCGTTCGGCAGGAGGTGGTACGGGCAAATCGATGGATATCGATGAGTTCGACACGATGGAGAATTGTTGCAGACAATTGATTGTATGGAATCCTGAAGCTGAGGAGATTATTGGTGGTTATCGTTATATCTTTGGTAGTGAGTGGAAGATAGGGAAGAATGGTCAGCCTGTGGTAGCAACAAGTCACATGTTTCATTTCTCAGATAAGTTCATGAGAGAGTATGCTCCTTACACAGTAGAGTTGGGACGTTCGTTTGTTTCATTGGATTATCAGAATGTTCGTAAGAATTCTAAGAGTATCTTTGCACTGGATAATCTTTGGGATGGACTTGGAGCGTTGACGGTTCTATATCCTGAATGCAAGTATTTTTTCGGTAAGATGACGATGTACCCTTCTTATATCCGCCGGGGAAGGGATATGATTCTTTACTTTTTGAAGAAGTATTTTGATGATAAGGATAACCTTATAATCCCGATTAAACCGTTGAAAATTGATACTCCAACGACAGAGTTGGATGCACTCTTTCAAGGAAATGGCTTCAAGGAAGACTATAGGATATTAAATCGTGAGATACGTGAGCTGGGATATAATATCCCTCCTTTGGTGAATGCTTATATGAACCTTTCTCCAACCATGAAACTCTTTGGTACAGCGATCAACTATGGGTTTGGTGATGTTGAAGAAACGGGAATCCTCATTGCTGTTGATGAGATTTTTGAAGAGAAACGTATTCGTCATATTGAGAGCTTTGTAGATGAACATCCTGAAGCTCTGAAGATTACAAGTGGTGCTAACAATGTTATTTACAAGGAAAAAGAATTGCAATAA